The Diadema setosum chromosome 1, eeDiaSeto1, whole genome shotgun sequence genome has a window encoding:
- the LOC140236949 gene encoding uncharacterized protein, with protein sequence MVAYLDTMMSVLLVILLCIQRRLAISKSPKYRALLTHRKIIVVLATMWSFFFLFYTGIAFVWPEITDSHLVDYKVDCLMEFRHSFGFSVFMLLVEIAVPFIVLIALCFNIGLEIYARSRRIEELSLDLPRGSREARSRRVEEQTDTTREFSLDPPPGSSGDTTLDDTTRPKEDSLACRDTGRVENGLSRAPNPVLRAGKRNKLVGYRKAYLSLLVLVTFYLVCWMPYAVFVIREQSSQSPSSFQVFITVIILYSNSLVNPVLYAITNVHYRRGFFKLLHLPQRWL encoded by the coding sequence ATGGTAGCGTACCTGGATACCATGATGTCAGTGCTCCTGGTCATTCTACTCTGCATCCAGCGTCGGTTAGCAATTTCAAAAAGTCCCAAATATCGGGCTCTTTTGACCCACAGGAAAATCATCGTTGTCCTAGCAACCATGTGgtcattcttttttctgttttacacCGGCATCGCTTTTGTCTGGCCGGAGATCACAGACAGCCATCTTGTTGATTACAAAGTGGATTGTCTTATGGAGTTTCGTCACAGTTTTGGCTTCTCCGTCTTCATGCTCCTCGTGGAAATCGCAGTACCCTTCATCGTCCTAATCGCCCTCTGCTTCAATATCGGTTTGGAGATTTACGCGCGCTCCAGACGGATCGAGGAACTTTCTCTGGATCTTCCTCGGGGCTCGAGAGAAGCGCGCTCCAGACGAGTCGAGGAGCAAACAGATACGACGAGGGAATTCTCCCTGGATCCTCCTCCGGGCTCAAGCGGTGACACTACGCTCGATGATACAACACGGCCGAAGGAGGACAGCCTTGCATGTCGGGACACCGGCAGAGTCGAAAACGGGCTGTCACGAGCTCCGAACCCTGTTTTACGGGCTGGCAAGCGTAACAAATTAGTTGGATACAGAAAGGCATATTTATCTCTCCTAGTTCTAGTCACGTTCTACCTGGTCTGTTGGATGCCTTATGCAGTGTTTGTAATCAGAGAACAATCTTCCCAATCCCCTTCATCGTTCCAAGTGTTCATAACAGTAATAATTTTGTATTCGAACTCGCTGGTCAATCCTGTCTTGTACGCCATCACCAACGTACACTACCGTCGAGGATTCTTCAAACTATTGCATCTTCCGCAGCGGTGGCTCTGA
- the LOC140236959 gene encoding thioredoxin domain-containing protein 16-like, translating to MLTCPLTLSEIYNLISSNDFDAIKASKEVVAISFIRSKPYDVQFQNHFRSSGEHLQDFGVLLGTVDCLVDPVTEYCTKPEAVENVLVFRHGTFILPLAYDTLYGVDAIVSNILHLVLIFDVPIASERSEFQDLLESQKGRRDVILGFVPAIGITADRAFTEVAFAYRHKYKFIATTRKDLIADIDGRIPSLSRAPVSAVFVLHCSTAAPREPCAQARYQGPISTEGLVMLMKTLALPFVVDMTGKEEGDPFQEQGIAALYAVTDPANHKQALSIVMETVPSFRGSLGFVVINRDDVTDDILLMADTKCIPACFVLRGIKEHAFGEHIHDALELKNFVETNIHLAFSYHDNQDQAEEDGSNAYGGYDDEDQPPIQEQQDDHVQAATVHLRLALQPPESPIPSLTDVTFPSFTGKSQLTSVLFTMKWNPRSLAFLQSFESASQSIISMFPEEGQDTPLARVECSSWPDVCDKSNVTVYPTVKMYKERSDIATYGGILDEGNFLKSYILHKLPNPVELQGAKDVDAFTMGVLPDPWVKDHLPGEVVAIIPDDHSKELSVFRQVAQELAGEFLLGLCTSKCAQEIQKSLNHFPSHVRLEIGGMDKPTPPSVVVEKWNDPNNPRTSFDEEYTPEKLGAFIRRASMPILPELTAASMPTYMAEGKPFAILFNTGDDVSREAMQSLLKLAQGEIRQHYVLCQMDSSDEGALGSKTLVTYGLLPTPDQAMVVILDRVAGEVCSFPQGSDPRERSIKAWLLASLQGNRECSEYRPLINREWKPLVPPYDYLKLMEEEEQVIRHGRRGLRQEEGPTPLAREDADDREESGIGDGPEDTMADVPPSKQDHSHQHEEL from the exons ATGCTTACATGTCCACTCACTTTGAGTGAGATCTACAACCTTATATCATCAAATGATTTTGATGCGATCAAGGCATCCAAGGAAGTTGTGGCGATTTCATTCATCAGAT CCAAACCGTATGATGTACAGTTCCAGAACCACTTCAGATCATCAGGGGAACACCTACAGGACTTTGGTGTCCTCTTGGGAACA GTGGATTGCCTGGTGGACCCAGTCACCGAGTATTGTACCAAGCCTGAAGCAGTAGAAAATGTCCTTGTCTTCAG GCACGGTACATTCATCCTACCCTTGGCCTATGATACCTTGTATGGAGTGGATGCCATAGTATCAAATATCCTACA TCTCGTCCTTATCTTTGATGTGCCGATCGCTTCTGAAAGATCTGAATTTCAAGATCTCCTGGAGTCCCAGAAAGGCCGACGTGATGTCATCTTGGGATTTGTGCCTGCCATTGGCATTACAG CTGACAGGGCCTTCACCGAAGTGGCCTTTGCCTACAGACACAAGTACAAATTCATTGCGACAACCAGGAAGGATCTGATAGCTGACATTGATGGCag GATACCCAGCTTGTCTCGAGCTCCAGTCTCCGCAGTATTTGTTTTGCACTGCAGTACAGCGGCCCCCAGAGAGCCCTGTGCCCAGGCCAGATACCAAGGGCCCATCAGCACAGAGGGACTCGTCATGCTGATGAAGACGTTGGCTCTCCCATTTGTG GTTGATATGACAGGGAAGGAAGAAGGAGACCCATTTCAGGAGCAAGGCATTGCAGCCTTGTATGCAGTCACTGATCCAGCCAATCACAAGCAAGCATTATCCATCGTCATGGAGACAGTGCCTTCGTTCAGGGGGAGCCTTGGATTTGTGGTCATCAACAG GGATGATGTCACTGATGATATCTTGTTGATGGCTGATACAAAATGTATCCCAGCATGCTTTGTTCTTCGGGGAATCAAGgag CATGCCTTTGGTGAGCACATCCATGATGCCTTGGAACTGAAAAACTTTGTAGAGACCAACATTCATCTGGCAttcagttaccatgacaaccaAGACCAAGCCGAGGAGGATGGTAGCAATGCATATGGAGGGTATGACGATGAAGATCAACCACCAA TCCAAGAGCAGCAGGATGACCATGTCCAGGCAGCCACTGTCCACCTCAGACTGGCCCTCCAGCCCCCAGAGTCTCCCATACCTTCCTTGACCGATGTCACCTTCCCTTCATTCACTGGCAAGTCGCAACTGACCAGTGTGCTATTTACCATGAAGT GGAATCCTCGAAGCCTCGCATTTTTGCAGTCTTTTGAGTCTGCATCCCAGAGCATCATCTCCATGTTTCCAGAGGAAGGCCAGGACACCCCTCTGGCAAGAGTGGAATGTTCCAGCTGGCCAGATGTGTGTGACAAGAGCAATGTAACAGTCTATCCCACTGTCAAGATGTACAAGGAGAGGTCTGACATTGCAACTTATGGAGGGATTCTGGATGAAGGAAATTTCCTGAAGAGTTACATATT GCACAAACTTCCTAACCCAGTGGAGCTCCAAGGCGCTAAAGATGTTGATGCCTTCACCATGGGAGTTCTACCTGATCCCTGGGTGAAGGACCACCTCCCTGGAGAAGTCGTGGCGATCATTCCAGATGACCACAGCAAAG AATTATCTGTCTTCAGACAAGTGGCACAAGAATTAGCTGGGGAATTCCTGCTTGGTCTGTGTACTTCAAAGTGTGCCCAAGAAAT TCAGAAATCTCTCAATCACTTTCCGTCGCATGTCAGGCTAGAGATCGGTGGGATGGACAAGCCGACTCCACCGTCTGTCGTCGTTGAGAAGTGGAACGACCCCAACAACCCAAGGACAAGCTTTGACGAGGAGTACACTCCTGAGAAACTGGGAGCTTTTATACGCCGAGCCAGCATGCCCATTCTG CCTGAGCTAACTGCGGCGAGCATGCCAACCTACATGGCTGAAGGGAAACCTTTTGCCATCCTCTTCAATACCGGCGATGATGTCTCCCGAGAAGCCATGCAGTCTCTTCTGAAGTTGGCGCAGGGTGAAATCCGTCAGCACTACGTCCTGTGCCAGATGGACag CTCTGATGAAGGTGCACTTGGTTCCAAGACTCTGGTTACTTATGGTCTGCTGCCAACACCTGATCAAGCCATGGTGGTCATCCTTGACCGTGTGGCCGGAGAGGTCTGTAGCTTCCCACAGGGTTCAGACCCCAGAGAGAGGTCTATCAAGGCTTGGCTGTTAGCCTCCCTCCAAGGCAACAGGGAATGCTCCGAGTATAGGC CCCTGATTAACCGGGAGTGGAAGCCGCTGGTCCCACCCTACGACTACCTCAAACTCATGGAGGAAGAAGAGCAGGTGATACGCCATGGTCGTCGGGGCTTGAGGCAGGAGGAGGGCCCGACGCCTCTGGCCCGGGAGGATGCGGACGACAGAGAGGAGTCTGGTATTGGAGACGGCCCCGAAGATACCATGGCTGATGTGCCTCCCTCAAAACAAGACCACTCCCATCAACACGAGGAACTATAA